One segment of Bradyrhizobium sp. WD16 DNA contains the following:
- the fmt gene encoding methionyl-tRNA formyltransferase yields MALRLIFMGTPDFAVPTLLELAQAHDIVAVYTRAPKPAGRGMKEQVTPVHREAQRLGIEVLTPKSLRNGEAEAQFRAHGADAAVVVAYGLILPLPILEAVPLGCFNLHASLLPRWRGAAPINRAIMAGDAESGVMVMKMDVGLDTGDVAMAERIAITDGMTASDLHDRLARLGADLMGRAMGALERGTLQLRPQGDDGVTYAAKIDKAEAKIDWTRPAREVLRHCHGLSPFPGAWCEAVIEGETVRLKILRCEFAEGAGEPGALLDDRLTVACGSGAVRILGLQRAGKQPMAAEVFLRGTRLAPPLRLS; encoded by the coding sequence ATGGCGCTGCGTCTGATCTTCATGGGCACGCCCGATTTCGCGGTGCCGACCCTGCTCGAACTGGCCCAGGCGCACGACATCGTCGCCGTCTATACACGGGCGCCGAAACCCGCCGGCCGCGGCATGAAGGAACAGGTCACCCCCGTTCATCGCGAGGCGCAGCGCCTCGGCATCGAGGTGCTGACGCCGAAGAGCCTGCGCAACGGCGAGGCGGAGGCCCAGTTTCGTGCCCACGGCGCTGACGCCGCCGTCGTGGTGGCCTACGGCCTGATCCTGCCCCTGCCCATTCTCGAAGCAGTGCCGCTCGGCTGCTTCAACCTCCACGCCTCGCTGTTGCCACGCTGGCGCGGCGCAGCGCCGATCAATCGCGCCATCATGGCCGGCGATGCCGAGAGCGGCGTCATGGTGATGAAGATGGATGTCGGTCTCGACACCGGCGATGTCGCCATGGCCGAGCGCATCGCGATCACCGATGGCATGACCGCGAGCGACTTGCACGACCGCCTCGCCCGGCTTGGCGCCGACCTGATGGGCCGCGCCATGGGCGCGCTGGAGCGCGGCACGCTGCAGCTCAGGCCGCAGGGTGACGACGGCGTCACCTACGCCGCCAAGATCGACAAGGCGGAAGCGAAGATCGACTGGACGCGGCCGGCGCGCGAGGTGCTGCGTCATTGCCATGGCCTCTCGCCATTTCCCGGCGCCTGGTGCGAGGCGGTGATCGAGGGCGAGACGGTGCGGCTGAAGATCCTGCGCTGTGAATTTGCCGAGGGCGCGGGCGAACCGGGCGCGCTGCTCGACGACCGCCTCACGGTCGCCTGCGGTTCCGGTGCCGTCCGCATCCTCGGACTGCAGCGCGCCGGCAAGCAGCCGATGGCCGCCGAGGTCTTCCTGCGCGGCACCCGGCTCGCGCCGCCGCTGCGGCTCAGCTGA
- the truA gene encoding tRNA pseudouridine(38-40) synthase TruA yields the protein MPRYKLTIEYDGRPFCGWQVQENGPSIQGALEIAARALCGEAVRVNGAGRTDAGVHALGQVAHVDLPKPYRADRVRDAFNAHLRPQPIAVLAAEPVADDFDARFSAVKRHYRYRIVNRRADLALDLGHAWRVARRLDAGAMHAAAQRLVGRHDFTTFRDTECQARSPEKTLDVLDVARHGDEITVTTSARSFLHSQVRSMVGSLVWVGEGRWSADDLSAALAARSRAACGVVAPPEGLYLVRVDY from the coding sequence ATGCCGCGCTACAAGCTTACGATCGAATATGACGGCCGGCCGTTCTGCGGTTGGCAGGTGCAGGAGAACGGCCCTTCAATCCAGGGCGCGCTCGAGATCGCAGCCAGGGCGCTGTGCGGCGAGGCCGTGAGGGTCAACGGTGCCGGCCGCACCGATGCCGGCGTCCACGCTCTCGGTCAGGTCGCCCATGTCGATCTGCCCAAGCCCTACCGTGCCGACCGCGTCCGCGACGCCTTCAACGCCCATCTGCGGCCGCAGCCGATCGCGGTGCTCGCCGCCGAACCGGTTGCGGACGATTTCGACGCCCGCTTCTCGGCGGTGAAGCGCCATTACCGCTACCGCATCGTCAACCGCCGCGCCGACCTCGCCCTTGATCTCGGCCATGCCTGGCGTGTGGCCCGGCGGCTCGATGCTGGGGCGATGCATGCCGCCGCCCAGCGCCTCGTCGGCAGGCACGACTTCACAACCTTCCGCGACACCGAATGCCAGGCGCGCTCGCCGGAGAAGACCCTCGATGTCCTCGATGTTGCGCGGCATGGCGACGAGATCACCGTGACGACGTCGGCGCGCTCCTTCCTGCACAGCCAGGTGCGCTCCATGGTCGGCTCGCTGGTGTGGGTGGGCGAGGGCCGCTGGAGCGCCGATGACCTGTCCGCCGCGCTGGCTGCGCGCAGCCGCGCCGCCTGCGGCGTCGTCGCGCCGCCGGAAGGGCTCTATCTGGTGCGGGTGGATTATTAG
- a CDS encoding DNA recombination protein RmuC, translated as MNEILFAIDGTPIRLGAVLLTLAALTVVLLAAIAVVIARSSGRNQTATLAQAMRADELEERVADLLKAQTEAHGRIDAMGQALANRQAEMARAVSERLDAVGHRVGQSMEQTTRHTAESLRALHERLGIIDNAHKNLTELTTQVTTLRDVLANKQARGAFGQARMEAIVQDGLPKGSFEFQFTLSNGKRPDCVVFLPDQRPLCIDAKFPLESVTALREAKSDEERKGAAQRLRQDVTRHIGDIAEKYLVAGETQDTALMFVPSESVYAEIHEGFDDVVQKAYRARVVLVSPSLLMLAIQVMQQILKDARMRDAADQIRTEVINMMADVERLRDRVSKLGSHFDQVGEDVRQVLISVTKIGKRAARIEELDFSPSEDTAAPAPELFVAPTRKIQAGE; from the coding sequence ATGAACGAGATCCTGTTCGCCATTGACGGCACCCCGATCCGCCTCGGCGCGGTGCTGCTGACCCTTGCCGCCCTGACGGTTGTGCTGCTCGCCGCGATCGCCGTGGTTATCGCCCGCTCGTCCGGCCGCAACCAGACCGCAACGCTCGCCCAGGCGATGCGCGCCGACGAACTGGAAGAACGGGTCGCCGACCTGCTCAAGGCCCAGACCGAGGCCCATGGCCGGATCGACGCCATGGGCCAGGCCCTGGCGAACCGTCAGGCGGAGATGGCCCGCGCGGTCAGCGAGCGGCTTGATGCGGTCGGCCACCGCGTCGGCCAGTCGATGGAGCAGACCACGCGTCACACCGCCGAGAGCCTGCGGGCGCTGCATGAGCGACTCGGCATCATCGACAACGCCCACAAGAACCTCACCGAACTCACCACCCAGGTGACCACCCTGCGCGACGTGCTCGCCAACAAGCAGGCGCGCGGCGCCTTCGGCCAGGCGCGCATGGAGGCGATCGTCCAGGACGGACTGCCCAAGGGCTCGTTCGAATTCCAGTTCACTTTGAGCAACGGCAAGCGGCCGGACTGTGTGGTCTTCCTGCCCGACCAGCGGCCGCTCTGCATCGATGCCAAATTCCCGCTGGAGTCCGTCACCGCGCTGCGCGAGGCGAAGAGCGACGAGGAGCGCAAGGGCGCGGCGCAGCGCCTGCGCCAGGACGTCACCCGGCATATCGGCGACATCGCCGAGAAATACCTGGTCGCAGGCGAGACCCAGGACACCGCGCTGATGTTCGTGCCCTCGGAATCGGTCTATGCCGAGATCCACGAGGGTTTCGATGACGTGGTGCAAAAAGCCTATCGCGCCCGCGTCGTGCTGGTGTCGCCGTCGCTGCTGATGCTGGCGATCCAGGTGATGCAGCAGATCCTCAAGGACGCGCGGATGCGGGACGCCGCCGACCAGATCCGCACCGAGGTGATCAACATGATGGCCGATGTCGAGCGGCTGCGCGATCGCGTCTCCAAGCTCGGCAGCCACTTCGACCAGGTCGGCGAGGATGTCCGCCAGGTGCTGATCTCGGTCACCAAGATCGGCAAGCGCGCCGCGCGGATTGAGGAACTCGATTTCAGCCCATCAGAGGATACGGCCGCGCCCGCGCCGGAGCTGTTCGTGGCGCCGACGCGGAAGATCCAGGCGGGGGAATAG
- a CDS encoding 5'-methylthioadenosine nucleosidase, which produces MTQVLVLTALQSELQAERAPDGVAVRYCGVGKINTAIATTLALNELKPRLVVNYGTCGKISDGLTGLLEVAHVVQRDMMAMPLAPRGVTPLMSDEAVLASGFGGVICGTGDSFVTAADPWLIENKVDVVDMELFAVAHACARFGVPWRAFKFITDDANDVAHEHWTANVANGEDLFWDLLRSEILKAG; this is translated from the coding sequence ACCGCGCTGCAGAGCGAATTGCAAGCCGAGCGGGCGCCGGACGGCGTTGCCGTCCGCTATTGCGGCGTCGGCAAGATCAACACCGCGATCGCCACCACACTGGCGCTCAATGAACTGAAGCCGCGGCTCGTCGTCAATTACGGCACCTGCGGCAAGATCAGTGACGGGCTCACCGGCCTGCTCGAGGTCGCCCATGTGGTCCAGCGCGACATGATGGCGATGCCGCTGGCGCCACGCGGCGTGACGCCGCTGATGTCGGACGAAGCTGTGCTGGCCTCCGGCTTTGGCGGGGTGATCTGCGGCACCGGCGACAGTTTCGTCACCGCCGCCGACCCGTGGCTGATCGAGAACAAGGTCGATGTCGTCGACATGGAATTGTTCGCCGTCGCCCATGCCTGCGCCCGCTTCGGCGTGCCGTGGCGCGCATTCAAATTCATTACCGACGACGCCAACGACGTCGCCCACGAGCACTGGACGGCCAATGTCGCCAATGGCGAGGACCTGTTCTGGGACCTGCTGCGCAGCGAGATTTTGAAGGCGGGCTGA
- the def gene encoding peptide deformylase — translation MAIRDIIILPDRQLRLISSPIETVTAEVRKLADDMLETMYDAPGIGLAAIQVAQPVRLITMDISKKEGEQKEPRVFINPEITWSSEETSVYEEGCLSIPEYYEEVERPASVRVRYLDIDGKLREDEAIGLYATCIQHEIDHLNGVLFVDYLSKLKRDRVMKKFTKAAKRAVV, via the coding sequence ATGGCCATTCGCGACATCATTATTCTCCCTGACAGGCAGCTTCGCCTGATCTCCAGCCCGATCGAAACGGTCACGGCGGAGGTGCGCAAGCTCGCCGACGACATGCTCGAGACCATGTACGACGCGCCCGGCATCGGGCTGGCGGCGATCCAGGTCGCCCAGCCGGTGCGGCTGATCACCATGGACATCTCCAAGAAGGAGGGCGAGCAGAAGGAGCCGCGCGTCTTCATCAATCCGGAGATCACCTGGTCATCCGAGGAGACGAGCGTCTACGAGGAAGGCTGCCTGTCGATCCCTGAATATTACGAGGAGGTCGAGCGGCCGGCGAGCGTGCGGGTGCGCTATCTCGACATCGACGGCAAGCTGCGCGAGGACGAGGCGATCGGTCTCTACGCCACCTGCATCCAGCATGAGATCGACCACCTGAACGGCGTGCTGTTCGTTGATTATCTCTCGAAGCTCAAGCGCGACCGGGTGATGAAGAAGTTCACCAAGGCCGCCAAGCGCGCGGTGGTCTGA